In Halobaculum magnesiiphilum, the following proteins share a genomic window:
- a CDS encoding DUF429 domain-containing protein — MSRIPEPNAVYGVDLSAAATRAGADTWVARCVVDGDALVVAELASAAEFLDLDSTAREDVLPALATHLGGVDGPAVVGIDVPFSLPAWVLGDRTWREFVAATPEEWGILDGVEDPRDLYDAVHDAADPEAGRPLRRATDDAHGGQEPAGFRIKTQTYYGISVVLRRLIEREGVCVPPTLPPAEVGSEPDSPPRLAVLETYPASVFDRLDGVDRTGYKGSQRRHVEARRRNAAALIDAGVRFRDETVPDDATRDCAVATDDALDAVAAAYAAARNYRTAVDPDAERVDRDRREARIYA, encoded by the coding sequence GTGTCCCGTATCCCCGAGCCGAACGCGGTGTACGGCGTCGACCTCAGCGCCGCCGCCACGCGTGCGGGCGCCGACACGTGGGTCGCCCGTTGCGTCGTCGACGGCGACGCGCTCGTCGTCGCGGAGCTGGCGTCCGCCGCCGAGTTCCTCGACCTCGACTCGACCGCCCGCGAGGACGTGCTGCCGGCGCTGGCGACCCACCTCGGCGGCGTCGACGGTCCCGCCGTCGTGGGGATCGACGTGCCGTTCAGCCTCCCGGCGTGGGTGCTCGGCGACCGGACCTGGCGCGAGTTCGTCGCCGCCACGCCCGAGGAGTGGGGGATCCTCGACGGGGTCGAGGACCCGCGCGACCTGTACGACGCGGTGCACGACGCCGCCGACCCGGAGGCCGGGAGGCCCCTCCGGCGCGCGACCGACGACGCCCACGGCGGACAGGAGCCCGCTGGCTTCCGGATCAAGACGCAGACCTACTACGGCATCTCCGTGGTGCTCCGTCGGCTGATCGAACGCGAGGGCGTGTGCGTCCCGCCGACGCTGCCCCCAGCGGAGGTCGGGAGCGAGCCCGACTCGCCGCCCCGACTCGCCGTGCTTGAAACGTACCCGGCGTCGGTGTTCGACCGCCTCGACGGGGTCGACCGGACCGGCTACAAGGGAAGCCAGCGCCGACACGTCGAGGCGCGACGACGGAACGCCGCCGCGCTCATCGACGCCGGCGTCCGCTTCCGGGACGAAACGGTCCCCGACGACGCGACCCGCGACTGCGCGGTCGCGACCGACGACGCCCTCGACGCCGTCGCGGCGGCGTACGCCGCCGCCCGGAACTACCGGACGGCGGTCGATCCCGACGCCGAGCGCGTCGACCGCGATCGACGGGAAGCCCGAATTTACGCCTGA